From the genome of Halomonas sp. LR3S48:
GGCTGCTGCCCGTCGGCGCGGTATCGACTTGAGCGAGCTGTGCGCACGCCAGCTGTCGGCCGAGGATTTCCAACGCTTCGATTACCTCCTGGCCATGGATCACCATAACCTGGCGTCGTTGCGGCAACAGTGCCCTGAAGGATGCCAGGCTTACATCGGTCTTTTTCTCGACTTTGCCGGCCATGTCGACCGCTCGGTACCCGACCCCTACTACGGCGGCGACCGGGGCTTCGAGGAAGTGCTGGATCTGGTCGAGGCCGCTTCCCGCGGTCTGGTCGAGAATATCGCCCGGCGGCTCGAGGGGCAGCGGCATTGAGCGATAGCCCTCTGGCCGACCATGATCTGAGCGCGGCCAATACCTTGGGATTACCCTGCCGTGCCGAACGTTTCGCCGCACCGGCGGCCATCGGGCCGCTGCGCCTGCTGCTGCGCCAGGCGGCCGATCAGGATTGGCCCCTGACCATACTCGGTGGAGGC
Proteins encoded in this window:
- a CDS encoding low molecular weight protein-tyrosine-phosphatase, giving the protein MRVLFVCLGNICRSPTAEGVFRRELELAGLAHRVEVDSCGIGDWHVGKSPDPRSAAAARRRGIDLSELCARQLSAEDFQRFDYLLAMDHHNLASLRQQCPEGCQAYIGLFLDFAGHVDRSVPDPYYGGDRGFEEVLDLVEAASRGLVENIARRLEGQRH